GTATTTACTGCAAGCGCTTGTTTGATAAAACTTCTTTTGGAGTCTGGAAATAATAGCCCTGGCTTCACCCGGTGAATGATACTATTGAGTAATTTGTACTCCTGCAACTTAACTTCATATACCTGATACAAACCTTTTCTATATTGATCCAGTCCTGCATCATACGGCATATACAGTGTGGGCATGGCACTGGTAATCACTTCGATAGATACATCCTCGAATTGATTAAGGTATTTGACATACCTGGCCGTCTGTAAACACTCTGGGTCGCGCTTCGGAGGAAAGGCAACACTTACAAAAAGTACTTTCATAATTTCGCTATCAAGCTACCGATTCTCTCCACTTGTTTTTGATAAGTATTTTCAAGCGCAATATTTCTCCGTTTTCTATTTCTGGAATCTTCAGACCAAAAGTCAAAATTATCAACTACTTCAGAAAATACTTGTGACCATCGATCATTCGTACTACTCATAGCAATTAAATCTGAAAACTCGCTGTAATGATGTGTGTGTGTCGCTACAATAGGTTTACCGGTGCCTAAATATTCCATCATCTTATGCGGATTAGCCAGTTGTTCTTTGTACTCATCTGCTTTGTACGCTAAGATCAGAAGGTCCATTTGATCATAGAAATCAAAAAGTTCGGGTTTACTAAGCTTTCCCACATACGTCGCATTCTCCTCATTTTCCAACCTGAACTGGTGGGTTTTACCGGCAAAATAAAAGGTAATTTGGCGGTGTTTCTTTACAACCTGTTCGATTATATCCCAATCGATGTAAACCATATCCAGACTGCCAGCATACCCCACTTTCAAAGACTGAGAAGTACCTACAGAAAAAGTCCCCCGGGACACCTGATTGTCATATCCATGATTGATGAAGTAAGACTTTGGATTTACTCTTTTTGCCTTAGTTAAGATATGCTCCGTGGAGCAAAAACAAATGTGAGCCGAACCGGCAGCTCTATCAAAGTGGAAGTCTTGATTCAGATCAACAATATGTGAGATACTGATAACCCGAGTTGGCAAACAATCTAAATCAAAAAACACTGAATTATCAAAGGACCATACCACATCGATTGGTAAGCCAATCCGCTTTTGAATTTGATTAAAGACCCTTCGTTGCGCCAATTTTCTAATGATTTTCGGAAAAAATCGGAGCCCGGGCACAAAACCTTTGTAATCTACAACCTGAAGGTTGTCATATTCGGTGTGTTTTAGCGCTTCTCGACCGGAAGGTGGATTCAGGAAGAAAACCTGATTACCCAAACTAGCGAGTGTCACTGCGTAATGATGTTTCGAAAGAAAGAGATGTGTCCAACTTTCAGGGGAAACGATTAAGATGTTTTTATGTTGAAGCACTTTTTTCAACTGAAGCGGTTACAGCTTCGTAAAGAGATGAAATCTTTTTCATCTCGGACGACCTATTCCCCAAATTAATTACCACCTCTCGAGCCTGGATCGATTCTTCTTCAGAAAAACCGAGGAAGGCTTGTTCTATTGTATGGGCTAATTCTTGAACACTCCATTCACCAAGTATATAAGTCCATTCTCCGAAAACATCTCGATCATACCCCAAAGGACCCAGGATAAGTGGTTTTCCAAAATACATTGCCTCAAGACCAGAAACAGGTGTCCCATCAGAAATGGGGTTCATAATTACCAGGCTAGTACCATAATAAAGTTTAAATAATTGCTCCTGATTTTGTCTTGTCAAAAATATGAAATTGGCAGCCCCATTATCCTCCATCAAAGTTTTGATGCGATTAACATATGACTGGTCCTGGGCATCTTCATCAATGAAAACGAAATCATAATCAGCCAAAATCTCCTTCTTCAAAAGGCCAATCGCCTCAACGGTAAACTCATGATTATAAAGAGGCTTCATAACACGCGGCATGAACACATACTTCCTGGTTCCTGAAATCAAGGACGAGCCACTGGATATTTTTTCCATCGCGCTGACATCTACACCTGTTCGTATGACATGCACTTGATCACTCAACCCGAACAATTCCCGGATCATCTGTTTTTGGCCTTTTGATGTTCCCGTAATGCAATCACAATTTCGAAAAGCTATTTGATACAAGATGCGCGTGTACAAATTCGCTAGGGAAAATTGCCGAAAGTGATTCTTTATGGTAACTAAAATATCTGTGCCACGAGTAGTAGCAATGATTTTGACACCCAAAAAGGGTTTGAAGATGGCCCAAAGAATATTGGGTTCTACAAAATACACGTGAAAAACATCAATCTTATGTGTTTTGATGATGGATCGAAGTTTCAAGAAGCCAGATATCGTCTTAAATATCCGAATAATGGAAAAATCATGAAGGAACCCTACTTCCAGAATCTGATGTTTGTAATCTTCCTGCAGACTTACATGTGATGCCCTTCTTACCAAAAACAGCTGATGTTCATCTGCCTGATAAGTGATCCATTTGAGGTCATGAATGGAAGATGGATCCGCCAGAAAAAGAATATTCACGATGGTCTATTTTCTCTGTTTTCGAATTCTTTCATATACAGTCAATCTCTTTTCAAGGGTAATATCTTTAAATCGATATGCCCTTGTATGAGTAGCCCTGTCTTGAGCTGTCGGTATAATTTTTCCCTCAATGAACGCCTT
This DNA window, taken from Cytophagales bacterium, encodes the following:
- a CDS encoding glycosyltransferase — protein: MLQHKNILIVSPESWTHLFLSKHHYAVTLASLGNQVFFLNPPSGREALKHTEYDNLQVVDYKGFVPGLRFFPKIIRKLAQRRVFNQIQKRIGLPIDVVWSFDNSVFFDLDCLPTRVISISHIVDLNQDFHFDRAAGSAHICFCSTEHILTKAKRVNPKSYFINHGYDNQVSRGTFSVGTSQSLKVGYAGSLDMVYIDWDIIEQVVKKHRQITFYFAGKTHQFRLENEENATYVGKLSKPELFDFYDQMDLLILAYKADEYKEQLANPHKMMEYLGTGKPIVATHTHHYSEFSDLIAMSSTNDRWSQVFSEVVDNFDFWSEDSRNRKRRNIALENTYQKQVERIGSLIAKL
- a CDS encoding glycosyltransferase family 4 protein, coding for MNILFLADPSSIHDLKWITYQADEHQLFLVRRASHVSLQEDYKHQILEVGFLHDFSIIRIFKTISGFLKLRSIIKTHKIDVFHVYFVEPNILWAIFKPFLGVKIIATTRGTDILVTIKNHFRQFSLANLYTRILYQIAFRNCDCITGTSKGQKQMIRELFGLSDQVHVIRTGVDVSAMEKISSGSSLISGTRKYVFMPRVMKPLYNHEFTVEAIGLLKKEILADYDFVFIDEDAQDQSYVNRIKTLMEDNGAANFIFLTRQNQEQLFKLYYGTSLVIMNPISDGTPVSGLEAMYFGKPLILGPLGYDRDVFGEWTYILGEWSVQELAHTIEQAFLGFSEEESIQAREVVINLGNRSSEMKKISSLYEAVTASVEKSAST